CTTCCGCCGCCGACCGGCGCCGCCGCGGCCATGGGGCGCTgaggcggcggcagcggccccggcagcggccccggccccggccccggccgcccGCTCCCCAtgggctgcggggccgcgggcCATGGAGCGGTGCGCGGCCCGCCAAGCCCCAGGTGAGCGGGGCGGGGCCCCGGTAGGCCCCGGTAGGCCCCGGTAGGCCCCGGTGGGCCCCGGTGCGGCCGTTGCTGCCGTTGCCGCGGCAacgcggcggggcggggcgggagggccCGGGCCGGGACACCGGCAGCGGCAACGCGGGATGGGGCCGCCGGGGAgcgccgcggccccgcggccATGACGGTGCCCCGGGAGATGCCCGAGAAGTGGCCGCGGGTCCGCGACCCCGGCCCGGCGGGTgggtgcggggcgggcggcggggccggggcccgGGGGTGCGGGTCTCcggggctggagggcagggccGGAGCGGGCTCTGGGGGCCCGGGGGTGcggctgagcagggctgggggtgcagggaaGCAAGTCCAGGGGTTCAGGcctggagggggctgggggcgggTGGTGCGGGGCTGGGGTTCCGGGCGCTCAGGACTGGAAGGGTGCGGGGGGGGAAGATCTCCAGGGCGGGTCATGGGGTGCAGATAAGCAGGGTTGGGGGTCTGGGGGGTGCGGGTCCTGGAATGAGGGGGGCACGGGACCACACAGCACGGCTGGGGGCTTCCCTGGGGGTCTGGGACTCGCGGGCTCGCCTGGGGGCTGTTGTGGATCCAGGGAGCGGGGCTGTCGGGCTGGGGGCCCCGGGGGGTCTCTGGGGTTCAGGGAGGAGCTCTGGGGTGCAGGGGAGAGGTCTGGGGGTGCAGAGCGGAGctctggggtgcaggggggctCTGGGGTGCAGGGGAGAGGTCTGGGGGTGCAGAGGGGAGctctggggtgcaggggggagGTCTCGGGGTGCAGAGGGGAGCTCTGGGGTGCAGGGGCAGGCTGACGGGGCTGTgttgcagaggaggagaggcGGGTACGAGCCAACGCGCCAGAGTACAACGAGAAGTTCCAGTACGCGGTGAGTGGGGTGGCCAAGTCCTGTCCCTTGGGGCCTCACCCCCCGACTCGGGAAGgtctgggggggctggggccggTATCACCCTCTGGGTCAGcggagggtgggggggggatAATGGCTAAAAATAGATGTTTGTTCCTGAGAAAATTGTGCTGACGAGTCGTTAACGTCAGTGGAGCTCTGGGGCTGGTGCCAGGGGGGGCTGGCTGGAGGGGAGCATGGGATGCTCCTATGGAGGGGGATGCAGCCCCCCATCCTCTGCTGGGGCCTGAAACCacccccctgctctgcctgcacccctgcctggTCCCCTGATGTGGTTCTGGGTCTGGCTAATTAACGagcttccagagctgctgggggaggggcCCTGCTCACCTTGGCCTCCCCCCCAACTTGAGGTTATTTCTGGCTGCTTCAGACCTGAGTCTTggtgctggggatggagcagggggTCTGGGCTGGGGGAACCCCTGGGGGGGCCGGGTGCTGCCACCCAGATGCTCTggatgctgctgccagagagggCTCCACCGGCCGGTGACCAAGGTGGAGGAGTTGGAGGCATCCGcctctccaggcagctgctgtggtgttagagcaggggcaggagccagGGGTCCGGGCTGCTGTTCCCAGCTCCCAAATTCGGGGCATggtgagctgcagcccagcccccagGGTGATGCTGGGGGGCTCGTGGGGCCTTGGCAACTTGTGAAgccccttctcccccctccGTTCCCAGAACAACTGCATCAAGACCTCCAAGTACAACATCATCACCTTCCTGCCTATCAACCTCTTCGAGCAGTTCCAGGAAGTGGCCAACACctatttcctcttccttctcatcCTGCAGGTGagcactggggagcccagggaggcaggcaaggccccccccccaacactgtccttccctggctgggcagctgggagggCCCAGGGCACATCCTGCCCCTGGGGAGTGGTGGGTTTGGCACCCTTTAGCAGGGGGGACCTGGGACTGGCCTGGGCCACTGTAACTCCTGCTCTCTGTCCCCAGCTCATCCCACAgatctcttctctctcctggtTCACCACCATGGTGCCTTTGGTTCTTGTCTTAACCATCACAGCCGTCAAAGATGCCACTGACGACTATGTGAGTGGTTCCCCATGTGTCCCTCTACCCCAGCTGGCTGGGCATGGGGACCTGGTTGGACAGGAGACTGTGACCCTGTGGTGGGTGTGTGGTGCCTGAGGCTGTGGTTTTTGCAGGGGGGAGGGACAAAGGGAAACAGGACCCCATTCCCAGAGGGGCTGACAGGGAAGACCTCACTTTCTGCCAACtcctgccagcaggagcagggcagggattgtccccctgtgctgggcactggggaggggacacctggaatcctgggggcaggtctgggcccctcaggacaagaaggacatggaggggctggagcatgtccagggaagggcaacggggctggggaaggggctggagcacaagtgtgagcaggagcagctgagggagctgggggtgtccagcctggagcccaggaggtgaggggagacctgctggctctgcagctgcctgagaggaggttggagccaggggggtcgggctctgctccccaggaacaagggatggcacaagaggaaagggcctcaaggtgcccaggggaggttgaggttggatctggggaacaattccttcctgggaagggttgtcagggcctggcccaggctgcccaggggggagtccccatccctggaggggtttccaagatgtggtgctgagggacatgagtTGGTGGGGACTGGGTGGTGCTTGGATACTGGTTGGACTGGGTGTTCTtattccaaccaaaaccattccatgattttacCATTCTAAGCTGTCTCTTTCCCTCTGCACCCAGTTCCGCCATAAAAGCGACAACCAGGTGAACAACCGGCAGTCTCAGGTGCTGATCGGCGGAGTGTGAGTGTCGGGGACATGGGGCTGTGGGACACggctcagggctgggggcagggccAGAGGAGAAGCAATGCTACCAGCTCCTTCCTCactcccctccctgtccctcctcagcctccagcaggagcagtgGATGAATGTCCATGTTGGAGACATCATCAAGTTGGAGAACAACCAGTTTGTGGTGGTGAGTGTggccccagtgctgctgtgctcctcCATCACCTCCCAGGGTGGAGACATCAGGGGCTTCCCAGCCTGGAAACTGCATTTGAGCCATGTTTGAGCTCTGGGCATTTGGCTTGATGTGGGTGCTTCAGCCAATGGTGTCCAGAccagggggctggcagggccctTCTAAGGAGACGTGGCTCTGGAGACCCTGCTGGCCCCCATGTCCGAGGGCCAGGAACTCTGGGGGAGGCATAGGGGAGCCCCAGTGTTGTCACAAACATTTCTCTCCCTGCAGGCtgatctcctcctcctctccaccaGTGAGCCCCATGGCTTGTGCTACATagagacagcagagctggatggGTATGTGACCACTGCTGGCCTCGGGCACCCATGTCCCTGTGGCCTTGGGAGTCAGGGAAGGCGAGAGTTGGGAGTGAGaacaggctgcaggcagggaagagctTCTGGGGACCTGAGACCTGGCCAGGCTGTCACTGACCCTTTCACGGTGCCTTCTTGCCCACAGAGAGACCAACTTGAAGGTGCGACAGGCCAACCCCGTCACCTCGGAGCTGGGGGACACCAGCAAGCTGGCTCTGTTTGATGGTGAGTCCCCAGCACTGGTCCTCAGCAATGGGGCAGCCCCTGGgtttcctcctccatcccctggCGCGGGTCCACCCTAGAGAGACCAGGGCTGTCGTGGTTCCGTGGCTTGAAGCTCTCTGGGGAtggtgctgggagcactgggacagAGCTGGGCACGTGGAGGAGGCACCTGACAGCCAAGATATCCCCCAGGTGAGGTGATCTGTGAACCCCCCAACAACAAGCTGGACAAGTTTGTTGGGACGCTGTACTGGAAGGAGAACAAGTACCCCCTGAGCAACCAGAACATGCTGCTGAGGGGCTGCGTGGTGCGCAACACCGAGTGGTGCTTCGGCCTCGTCCTCTTCGCAggtgggctggggtggctgcGGCCACTGGAGGGCACTGAGGGGGGAGGACCCTgacccctccccctccccagggcccgACACGAAGCTGATGCAGAACAGCGGCCGGACCAAGTTCAAGCGGACGAGCATCGACCGGCTGATGAACACGCTGGTGCTCTGGGTACGTGGAAGGCAGATCCTGGGCGTTGCTGGCTCTGGCCTGGCTGAGGCTCTGATCTCCCCACCCTGTCCCCAGATCTTCGGGTTCCTGGTGTGCATGGGGGTGATTCTGGCCATCGGCAACGCCATCTGGGAGCACGAGGTGGGCATCTGCTTCCAGATCTACCTGCCCTGGGACGAGGGGGTGCACAGTGCCTTCTTCTCCGGCTTCCTCTCCTTCTGGTCCTACATCATCATCCTCAACACTGTGGTGCCCATCTCTCTCTACGTGAGGTAGGGCAGGAGCcaaggggctgggctgggtgtggGGATGCAAGGGAATTTGGGGTGTCCTCTGGGGAtgggagctggggatggacacccatgggcagagctgtgtgcatGGGGTGGGCACGGGCTGCTCTCCTGGTGATGGGCCACATCTGCCCTTGGGGATACCCCAAGACCTGAGACCCCACGGGTCCCTCGGGGCCCCCCCTGGCTGTGTCTGTCTGGCTGCTCgtctctccctgccctggctgcatgCTGGTTATtttgctctgcctcctgcagctcccaggctcctgcactgtccccttctctctctcttttaatttctctctcttttcgTTCCCCAGCATGGGTTCTGTCACCCTTAGCCCCGAGGTAAGAACGTGtcacccccacccctcccactAGTTCATTGCTGTCTGCCCTGGGGGCCGGGGAGGGGGTTCGGGGTGCCTAGGTTTGTGAGATGCCCAGGGAGCCCCTCAAGGTGCCCCCTTGGTGGCAGgtcctgtgtccccagccctggcttgGCAGTGGCTGTGGATAGGAGTGGGTGTGGGCCAGGCCTGGGGCGCAGGAGCTGGTGAGCAGCGTGGGGGCCTGGGATGTTGGGGTGCCCCTGGCACTTGGGGGTCTGGGGTGGGCGTGTCTGCTGTCACTGGCTCAGCAGAGCATGCTGCCCTGCCATGGTGACACCCAGCTGTCCCCTCCCCGCAGTGTGGAGGTGATCCGTCTGGGACACAGCTACTTCATCAACTGGGACAAGAAGATGTACTGTGCCAAGTGCCAGACGCCAGCGGAGGCCCGGACCACCACCCTCAACgaggagctggggcaggtggAGTACATCTTCTCTGACAAGACTGGCACCCTCACCCAGAACATCATGGTCTTCAGCAAGTGCTCCGTGAATGGGCACAGCTACGGTGAGTGCGGGGacaccagggctgggctgggtctGCTCACAGGGTGTGGGTGCACCAGCTCCCCTCTTTAGGGTACTAGGAATGAGGGGGCTCAGCCCTGTAGCACCCCTAGGCATGGGTGGTGATGGGGCAGCAGCTTTGGGTGCCTGCCctggctgagagagttgagggtgttcagcctggagaggagaaggctccagggagagcttagagcagcttccagtgcctgaaggggctccaggaaagctggggagggacttgggacaagggcagggagggatgggatgaaggggatggatgaaaactggaagagggagctggagatgagatcttgggaagaaattcttggctgtgaagGAGATGAGACCCTGGAACaaggttgcctagggaagctgtggctgccccatccctggcagtgttgaagggcaggttggatggggcttggagcagcctgggctgctgggaggtgtccctgcccatagcaggggggtgggactgggtctggatgatctttaaaggtccctgcAACCCaaaaactattccatgattcattctgtgattctatgattaactCCCTGACCCTGTTTACAGGTGACATTCAGGATGTGCTGGGTCATAAGGtagagctgggagagctgaaggtgccccagggctggtgccTGGCCATGCCACCTGCCACAGCGGGGTGACCCCCTCTCTGTCCCTGCCAGAGACCAAAGCCCGTCGACTTCTCCTTCAACCCCCTGGCAGACCCACGGTTCCAGTTCTGGGACCCCAGCCTGCTGGAAGCCGTCACGCTGGGAGACCCCCACGTGCACGAGTTCTTCCGCCTACTCTCGCTCTGCCACACCGTCATGTCTGAGGAGGAGAGCCAAGGTGGGTGCAGGGGGACAGGACCTGTCCCCACAGGGCTCGAGGTGCAGCCCTGCCTCTGACACCCgctgtgtccccagggcatCTCTACTACAAGGCCCAGTCCCCGGATGAGGGGGCACTGGTCACGGCTGCCAGAAACTTCGGGTTCGTGTTCCGGTCCCGCACACCCAAGACCATCACGGTGCACGAGCTGGGCCGAGCCATCACCTACCAGCTGCTGGCCATCCTGGACTTCAACAACATCCGCAAGCGCATGTCGGTCATCGGTGAGGTCCTGGGCACggccaggggctggggtggggctggggctggggggtggcagtggggctgggagaaCAcggtgcaggggctggggaagctgcagtggggctgggattgcggtggtggggctgggagggcagcGGTGAGGCTGGGGGAGCCGCAGTGTGGTTCAGAGaatggtggtggggctgggggggctgtggtgTGGTTCAGGTAGTGGTGGTGGGACTGGGGGTGTGacagtggggctgggaggacccggtgcaggggctgggggagccacAGTGGGCCAGGGATtgtggtggtggggctgggaagaCAGTGCAGGGGCTGAGGAGGTGGCAGTGGGATCAAGGgggctgcagtggggctgggagggcagctgTGAGGTCAGAGAGGCTGCAGTGGCACTGGGACACAGGCTTGATGTGGTAGGACTGGGGACCACCCCATGCAGGTAGTGATGTGCCTGTGGAGGCATCACAGGGTGATGGCTGGGGGGTGGCAGTGGGACCTGCCCCCCAGAGCCAGGCAGCTTGCCCCCTGTCCCGTCAGTCCGCGGCCCCGAGGGCAGGATCCGGCTGTACTGCAAAGGTGCTGACACCATCCTGCTGGAGCGCCTGCAGCCCCTCAACCCGGACCTCACCAACATCACCACCGACCACCTCAATGTGAGCAGGATGGGGGcctgtgggcagggctgggagggcaaAGGGGGGGGCTGCACAGAGTCCGGTCCCCTCTCCTGGAGGGCAGTGGGGCTCTGGGGGTGCCCCCGGGGGCTGCCCGTGCACCTGCTTGCAGGAGTACGCTGGCGAGGGGCTGCGGACGCTGCTGCTGGCCTACAAGGACCTGGAGGAGGGCTACTATGAGGACTGGGCCGAGCGGCTGCAGCGAGCCAGCGGTGCCCCTGAGGCTCGTGAGGACCGCCTGGCTCGGCTCTACGACGAGGTGGAGCAGGACATGATGGTACGTGGATTtggggggcactgggggggtggggggcggctgcgggggcaGCCCCTGCTGACCTCCCCCCTCCTTGGGTCCCCTAGCTGCTGGGGGGCACTGCCATAGAGGACAAACTGCAGCAGGGGGTCCCTGAAACCATCGCCATCCTGACGCTGGCCAACATCAAGATCTGGGTGCTGACGGGGGACAAGCAGGGTGAGGCATCGCTGGGGTGGGGgtctggggctggctggggacgAGGATGTTCATGGGCTGGATCTGGGAGGTGGTGGGACAGATGCTCCCCCCTGAGCTGACCCGGGCTCAGCCcctgctttcccttccccagaAACGGCCGTGAACATCGGCTACTCCTGCAAGATGCTGACGGACGACATGACGGAGGTGTTTGTGGTCACAGGCCACACGGTGCTGGAGGTGCGGGAGGAGCTCAGGTGAGGCTTGGGGGGCAGAGGACACGTGTGGAGCACAGTGCATGTGGGGAAGGACCGGGGGGATACTGAATCGGAACCCCCCAACCCCACTCTTTCTCCTCAGGAAAGCCCGGGAGAAGATGATGCATGGGTCGCGCTCTGTGGGCAACGGCTTCTCCTACCAGGAGAAACTTTCCTCCTCCAAGCTCACCTCCGTGCTGGAAGCCATCGCTGGCGAATATGCTCTGGTCATCAACGGGCACAGCCTGGTAGGGACCTGGGAGCACCAGGCTGGAGAGGACACCATGCCTGGCTGTGGGCTGTCCCCCCCACTGTCTCCCCACTCTCCTTGCAGGCCCATGCGCTGGAGGCTGACATGGAGGTGGAGTTCCTGGAGACAGCGTGTGCCTGCAAGGCTGTCATCTGCTGCCGTGTCACACCCTTGCAGAAGGCCCAGGTGGTGGAGCTAGTGAAGAAGTACAAGAAAGCTGTGACCCTGGCCATTGGGGATGGGGCCAATGATGTCAGCATGATCAAGAGTAAGTccttggagctgcaggagggacagGTCCTTGCACCATCCTGGGGCCTGTGGCAGCCTCTGTCCTCACCCGTCtgtgcccctctgctcctggcagagcCCTTCTTACTCCATGTGTCTTTTCCCTCCACAGCTGCCCACATCGGGGTGGGCATCAGTGGGCAGGAGGGcatccaggctgtgctggcctCTGACTACTCCTTCTCCCAGTTCAAGTTCCTGCAACGCCTGCTCCTGGTGCACGGGCGCTGGTCCTACCTGCGCATGTGCAAGTTCCTCTGCTACTTCTTCTACAAGAACTTTGCCTTCACCATGGTCCACTTCTGGTTTGGCTTCTTCTGCGGCTTCTCAGCACAGGTGTGTTGCTGGCCCCGTGCACAGGGGGTAGGGACAGTTTGCCTGCAGGACCCCCCTGCTCAGGAGCATATCCTGGTCTCTGGGCTCCTTGCAAGGCCTCATCCTGCACCAGCAGgaagggaggctgcagaggaacagaGCATCcaccctgtgaggaaaggctgggagagctggggctgttcagcctggaggagattGAGGAGGGATTGTGTAAATGCTcataaatatctccaggggggTGTCAGGAGAATGGGGCCAGTCTgctctcagcagtgcccagtgacaggacaaggggcaatgggcacaaactggagcacaggaaggtcaagttaaacagaaggaaaaacttcctgtgaaggtgacagagccctgggacaggcttcccagagaggctgtggagtctccttctctggagacattcccaacccatctggacatgttcctgtgggatctactgtaggttaccctgctctggcagggagttggagtagatgatctgCAGAGGTCTCTTCTAACTCTGACGACTCTATGAGCAGGCACAGCCTGGGATCCCACTGGAGTGTGGTGGCTGTGAGGAGTCTGTGCAAGCCAGGGATGTGGGCACCCAGGGGGGTCTGGTGGTGGCTCTCCTGTCCCAACAGCTGTGGGCACATGGACGTGGGTGTGGCTggggcacagggcaggcagTTCTCGCCCCCCCTGAGTGCTCTGTCCCCCACAGACAGTGTATGACCAGTACTTCATCACGCTGTACAACATCGTCTACACCTCGCTGCCCGTGCTCGCCATGGGTGTCTTCGACCAGGTAAGGTGGGTGAGAGCTGAGGGGGCTccctggctgggaggagggggtgTCCTTGTCCCTCcccaggaggtggtggaggctgaCCCAGCCCCAGTGAcaaggctgctcctgcctggggctggagagAGGTGCCTAGAGTGCCCTGTGCCCCCAGGACGTGCCGGAGCAGCGGAGCATGGAGTACCCCAAGCTCTATGAGCCTGGGCAGCTCAACCTGCTCTTCAACAAGCGGGAGTTCTTCATCTGCATCGCCCAGGGCATCTACACCTCTGTCCTCATGTTCTTCATCCCCTACGGTGTCTTCGCTGATGCCACCCGTGACGATGGTGCCCAGCTGGCTGACTACCAGTCCTTTGCTGTCACCGTGGCCACCTCCCTCGTGATCGTTGTCAGCCTGCAGGTAGGGACGCGGCTGCTCGGCCCCTCTAGCACAAAGCTTTGGGAAGGTTTGGGTCCcgtccagccctcctgccatgCTCAGAGCACCATGACTGTCCTGTGAGCCCCTGAGGACTTCCCCTTTCCACCAGATCGGGCTGGACACGGGCTTCTGGACAGCCATCAACCACTTCTTCATCTGGGGCAGCCTGGCCACCTACTTCGCCATCCTCTTCGCCATGCACAGCGATGGCCTCTTCCAGATGTTCCCCAACCAGTTCCGCTTTGTGGGTGAGTCCTGGGTGGGCTGAGTGATGCCCCCCACTCCACCAGGGTGCTGCCCCAGCCAGAGTcatgtttccccccccccaggtaATGCACAGAACACGCTGGCCCAGCCCACAGTCTGGCTGACCATTGCTCTCACCACTGTGGTCTGCATCATGCCCGTCGTGGCCTTTCGCTTCCTCAAGCTGGACCTGAAACCGGAACTCTCAGACACGGTGAGAGTGCATGaccatgggggggggggagtttaCAGGGGGGGCCCTGTcccctggggctctgcaggtCCCTGACcctgtcccctgtccccaggtGCGCTACACTCAGCGGGTTCGGAAGAAGCAGAAGGCGCAGCACCGGTACATGCGGCGCAGGGGGCGGTCGAGCCTGCGCCGCTCC
This sequence is a window from Apus apus isolate bApuApu2 chromosome 27, bApuApu2.pri.cur, whole genome shotgun sequence. Protein-coding genes within it:
- the ATP8B2 gene encoding phospholipid-transporting ATPase ID, which translates into the protein MTVPREMPEKWPRVRDPGPAEEERRVRANAPEYNEKFQYANNCIKTSKYNIITFLPINLFEQFQEVANTYFLFLLILQLIPQISSLSWFTTMVPLVLVLTITAVKDATDDYFRHKSDNQVNNRQSQVLIGGVLQQEQWMNVHVGDIIKLENNQFVVADLLLLSTSEPHGLCYIETAELDGETNLKVRQANPVTSELGDTSKLALFDGEVICEPPNNKLDKFVGTLYWKENKYPLSNQNMLLRGCVVRNTEWCFGLVLFAGPDTKLMQNSGRTKFKRTSIDRLMNTLVLWIFGFLVCMGVILAIGNAIWEHEVGICFQIYLPWDEGVHSAFFSGFLSFWSYIIILNTVVPISLYVSVEVIRLGHSYFINWDKKMYCAKCQTPAEARTTTLNEELGQVEYIFSDKTGTLTQNIMVFSKCSVNGHSYGDIQDVLGHKRPKPVDFSFNPLADPRFQFWDPSLLEAVTLGDPHVHEFFRLLSLCHTVMSEEESQGHLYYKAQSPDEGALVTAARNFGFVFRSRTPKTITVHELGRAITYQLLAILDFNNIRKRMSVIVRGPEGRIRLYCKGADTILLERLQPLNPDLTNITTDHLNEYAGEGLRTLLLAYKDLEEGYYEDWAERLQRASGAPEAREDRLARLYDEVEQDMMLLGGTAIEDKLQQGVPETIAILTLANIKIWVLTGDKQETAVNIGYSCKMLTDDMTEVFVVTGHTVLEVREELRKAREKMMHGSRSVGNGFSYQEKLSSSKLTSVLEAIAGEYALVINGHSLAHALEADMEVEFLETACACKAVICCRVTPLQKAQVVELVKKYKKAVTLAIGDGANDVSMIKTAHIGVGISGQEGIQAVLASDYSFSQFKFLQRLLLVHGRWSYLRMCKFLCYFFYKNFAFTMVHFWFGFFCGFSAQTVYDQYFITLYNIVYTSLPVLAMGVFDQDVPEQRSMEYPKLYEPGQLNLLFNKREFFICIAQGIYTSVLMFFIPYGVFADATRDDGAQLADYQSFAVTVATSLVIVVSLQIGLDTGFWTAINHFFIWGSLATYFAILFAMHSDGLFQMFPNQFRFVGNAQNTLAQPTVWLTIALTTVVCIMPVVAFRFLKLDLKPELSDTVRYTQRVRKKQKAQHRYMRRRGRSSLRRSGYAFSHQEGFGELIMSGKNMRLSSLALYSFPPRPSVGWIETLRKKRGSDASTAGSPSAADKV